One part of the Saprospiraceae bacterium genome encodes these proteins:
- the sprA gene encoding cell surface protein SprA, which produces MNSVERITFIVGFTLLVFWNLVAGGHQLPDWEQPSTVSVQDTIPLKDRPGNFVDDPKDNPFDLKDPKVIDQKIEYDPETGEYNVSEKIGDDYYRPSSNLTFTEFLNFKARQQDQEYLKNLAGISTTKRNYASIVDPISKIDLKKNLADRLFGGFGIDIKPQGSIGFTLGANYSYTANPQIPERQRRQLTPDFDMDIRMDVTGNIGDKLKLNTNYDTKAAFDFENKLKLAYDSEKFSEDDIIKKIEAGNVSLPLRTNLIQGSQNLFGFKTDWQFGHLRLTGLISQQKSKQENIQTKGGGVFQEYEVRPDQYDENRHFFLSHYNRNSYEIALANLPEINSQFKIKNIEVWLTEDAQNSRETELRDIVALNDLGVAEAELFDMGITSAARFLPGSAVSKDKSGALVPSNTSNTLLDQILINDQARDLNKVVRYLSDPNGLNLKQGRDFEKVRAKRLSPNEYSYNAELGFISLRSRPRPNQVLAVSYQYLQNGREIDPRTGAIYKVGEMSSDVKSDSLSYKVIFVKMLKSSGQRTDLPSYKLMMKNVYPTGGFNLNQDDFTMDLYYEDQDGIAKRYIQEIDGYPLLNLFNMDFLNKTNDPQPDGVFDFIPGQTVIPPSGAVIFPVLEPFGSSFKKLLAKVVKNPTLEDAIYKKYNYESLYDTSITAARRDLKSNQFLIKGSYKSGKSNEIPLNTFNLDPNARVIVSAGSLTLNEGSDYIVDRNLGKVTILNEALLQSGVPINVKFEDNSLFSFQTKTMIGLRAEYSKRKDLSIGATYMHLFEKPFTEKVNIGEDPINNRVVGLDFNINRKAPWMTRFLDKLPLYSTKEASSWTLQAEAAALIPGHSKAINQQGSEGGVVYIDDFEGSSSGIGLGYNVSQWILASAPQGLSDPSFAGSDIYDNVISNANRALVSWYRIDEYARTNTSSSQNSYTRLVDETEIFPNKQRPIGFSTELTFDISYYPKEKGPYNFDVNGGLTGTDINGNTVTTFGIDGSNKLLSPETRWGGLMTRLNTNDFEANNVEYIDFWMLNPFLAKPNPNEPVTNSGKMYFQLGNFSEDILKDGKQQFEHGLPTTSLNLPVDYSVFGKIARVPPLTSSFDVNDREQQDLGYDGLNSSSNIVNKDEAIIFSDYISKQKAFLDPRILPTVINDPANDDYVSYRSNSFTGGETVLDKYKRYNMPEGNGQIETDNNQSTAYTGYPDQEDLNYDKSLNEIESYYNYEIPIERTPDFKIAFDPSSPTNYITDTVIVRPANSNEDEVWYRFRIPVKSGKAVGQINDFRSILSMRILFAGFDQSVTFRLIKFQLGRNSWRKYKDYCTGIDDGNKSLILDKVDIEENSGKTPFNYKTPPGIQRERFYSTQYADIQQNESSLLLRKEDLLAGCENSIYKILDLDIRKYKRIKMFVHGESIKSENVDKVCVFMRLGKDFTNNYYEYEIPLAYSDKNFPADQDSIWLKRNDFDFPLQLLVDLKNKRDNDPSGDLATLYEISDPERPDNKVRVIGNPTIGLVRGALLGVRNKNTATVQDIEVWFNELRLTGLEEKGGFAALARAEIQLADLGNVSLAGNFSTVGWGGIDQKLAQRATDETKQIDATVNLALDKFIPEKIGIRLPFSAQVSHITKTPEYDPNHTDIKLKDRINSATTEAKKDSIRDQAIDYTDIKSFAFNNVRKERKGSSKPKPWDIENFSLSYAQSVSTKHNPIIALDKLKSQQGGIDYNFALTPKYIEPFKKLITNKNLKLLGEFNFNLIPNSFSVRNGLDRKNAVRTYRFAAPKYSTWEDRKFSWNRDYSLAWDFTKSLKFNFSARNEAAVDEITYNPLRQDCIDPITGLAYPCDERSKYVAKNLRNFGRTKDYKHNFTLAYAVPTRLIPFLDFVTIRTQYTANYNWSAGSLNSIDSLGSVISNGQNISITNELNFTTLYNKSKFLRKYSGEGASSGRFRPAAKTKESAKPEDGEKTKKKKETSEKVDPLTKIALTPILMLKRIQLNFSQNRTTSIPGFMEKSNLLGMSKNFTAPGWDFIAGNQVDFGKNGWLDRAAEKGWISTNCYFNKEMIQRKSNTIGAKIKLEPFKDFSIDLNLDRSYTKDLAETFKLDSVFGTNDMAFQHFTPFENGQYSISYVSLQTIFSDLDAVFERFSKSRPIISKRVADRLGVRNLSPFDPNYYDGFQGDHIDVVSPAFLAAYTNKDPNSFNLDLFNTFPLPNWQINYTGLSRLGVFKDIFQDFSIRHGYKNTLTVNSFRTNLDYRTNNNELPISRRGNELKASYHSKYEVPEMVINEQFAPLLGINIKAKNGIELGLDLNKNRNLKLQNGIEGQLLETKATNYTIKAGYVIKDVIISWLPGMKALNKGVNFKKKKSKSKSKQTEEQQNASTPKGNDLEFTFDFGITDNITKIHRLDVNIKSQPISGAKQISFTPAVKYSMNKNLNVRLFCDYRKTIPYVQNQYKDVRINGGLTIMYTLN; this is translated from the coding sequence ATGAATAGTGTGGAACGTATAACATTTATAGTGGGTTTTACTCTTTTAGTTTTTTGGAATTTGGTTGCAGGTGGACACCAATTGCCTGACTGGGAGCAGCCTTCCACGGTATCTGTGCAAGACACGATCCCATTAAAAGATCGTCCAGGAAATTTTGTGGATGATCCAAAAGACAATCCCTTTGATCTTAAAGACCCTAAAGTAATTGACCAAAAAATTGAATACGATCCTGAAACCGGTGAATATAATGTCAGTGAAAAAATTGGGGACGATTATTATCGCCCGTCTTCTAATCTAACATTTACTGAATTTCTAAATTTTAAAGCACGTCAACAAGATCAGGAATATCTTAAAAACTTAGCGGGCATTTCTACAACAAAAAGAAATTATGCAAGTATTGTAGATCCAATCAGTAAAATTGATTTAAAGAAAAATCTTGCAGACCGTTTATTTGGAGGCTTTGGAATCGATATTAAACCTCAAGGATCTATCGGTTTTACGCTAGGGGCTAATTATTCATACACCGCAAATCCTCAAATTCCAGAAAGACAACGAAGACAATTGACGCCTGATTTTGATATGGATATTCGGATGGATGTCACCGGAAATATTGGAGACAAATTAAAGTTAAATACAAATTACGATACAAAAGCGGCTTTTGATTTTGAGAATAAACTCAAACTTGCCTATGATTCTGAAAAATTTTCGGAAGATGATATTATTAAAAAAATAGAAGCAGGGAATGTGAGTTTACCATTGCGTACAAATCTTATTCAGGGTTCTCAAAATTTATTTGGTTTTAAAACGGATTGGCAATTTGGACATTTAAGATTAACCGGATTGATTTCCCAACAAAAATCAAAGCAAGAAAATATTCAAACTAAAGGTGGAGGTGTATTTCAGGAGTATGAAGTTCGTCCTGACCAATATGATGAAAACCGACATTTTTTTCTAAGCCATTATAATCGAAATTCTTATGAAATTGCATTGGCTAATTTACCAGAGATCAATAGTCAATTTAAAATTAAAAATATTGAAGTCTGGTTAACAGAAGATGCGCAAAATAGTCGGGAAACTGAACTCAGAGATATCGTAGCATTAAATGATCTTGGAGTAGCGGAAGCCGAATTATTTGATATGGGAATCACAAGTGCAGCACGTTTTTTGCCGGGCAGCGCTGTTTCAAAAGACAAGTCTGGAGCTTTAGTTCCATCAAATACTTCAAATACTTTACTGGATCAAATTTTAATTAATGATCAGGCAAGAGATTTAAATAAAGTAGTTCGTTATTTATCAGATCCTAATGGTTTAAATTTAAAACAGGGACGCGACTTTGAAAAAGTAAGGGCTAAACGTTTAAGTCCAAATGAATATAGCTACAATGCAGAATTAGGATTTATATCATTGCGTTCAAGGCCAAGACCTAATCAGGTGCTTGCTGTTTCTTATCAATATTTGCAGAATGGTCGTGAAATCGATCCTAGAACTGGAGCCATCTATAAAGTAGGTGAAATGAGTTCAGATGTTAAATCCGATTCCTTAAGTTATAAAGTGATTTTTGTTAAAATGCTAAAATCATCTGGTCAACGCACAGATTTACCATCCTACAAACTCATGATGAAAAACGTGTATCCCACGGGTGGATTTAATCTGAATCAAGATGATTTTACCATGGACCTTTATTATGAAGATCAGGATGGAATTGCAAAAAGATACATTCAGGAAATTGATGGTTATCCATTATTAAATTTATTTAATATGGATTTTTTAAATAAAACAAATGATCCGCAACCAGATGGAGTGTTTGATTTTATTCCCGGGCAAACAGTAATTCCTCCAAGTGGTGCTGTTATTTTTCCTGTATTGGAACCCTTTGGATCTTCATTTAAAAAATTGCTCGCTAAAGTTGTAAAGAACCCAACACTTGAAGATGCTATTTATAAAAAGTATAATTATGAATCATTATATGACACTTCAATAACCGCAGCCAGAAGAGATTTAAAATCAAATCAGTTTTTAATAAAAGGAAGTTACAAATCAGGGAAGTCAAATGAAATTCCATTAAACACATTTAATTTAGATCCAAATGCAAGGGTCATTGTAAGTGCAGGATCCTTAACTTTAAATGAAGGTTCAGATTATATTGTCGATCGGAATTTAGGAAAAGTTACCATCTTAAATGAAGCATTATTACAATCTGGAGTACCAATCAATGTAAAATTTGAAGACAATTCTTTATTTAGTTTTCAAACGAAGACAATGATTGGATTGAGAGCTGAATATTCAAAACGTAAAGATTTATCTATTGGTGCTACATATATGCACCTTTTTGAAAAGCCATTCACTGAAAAAGTAAATATTGGCGAAGATCCTATCAATAATCGGGTCGTTGGATTGGATTTTAATATCAATCGGAAAGCTCCCTGGATGACCAGATTTTTGGATAAACTTCCTTTATATTCCACAAAGGAAGCTTCTAGTTGGACCTTGCAAGCAGAAGCAGCAGCCCTGATACCAGGTCACTCAAAAGCAATCAATCAACAAGGCAGTGAAGGCGGAGTGGTGTATATTGATGATTTTGAAGGAAGCTCTTCCGGAATTGGTTTAGGCTATAATGTTTCTCAATGGATTTTAGCATCCGCTCCACAAGGTTTAAGTGACCCTTCATTTGCCGGATCAGATATTTATGATAATGTGATCAGCAATGCAAATCGCGCACTCGTGAGTTGGTATCGAATTGATGAATACGCACGTACAAATACATCCAGTTCGCAGAATTCTTATACAAGATTAGTTGATGAAACTGAAATTTTTCCAAATAAACAACGTCCCATTGGATTTAGTACAGAGTTAACTTTTGATATTAGTTATTACCCAAAAGAAAAAGGACCTTATAATTTTGATGTAAATGGAGGATTGACAGGTACTGATATTAATGGGAATACAGTAACTACATTTGGAATTGATGGATCCAATAAATTATTGAGTCCTGAAACGCGCTGGGGTGGTTTAATGACCCGTTTAAATACAAATGATTTTGAAGCAAATAATGTCGAGTATATCGATTTTTGGATGCTAAATCCATTTTTAGCAAAACCTAATCCAAATGAACCGGTAACCAATTCTGGTAAAATGTATTTTCAATTAGGAAATTTCTCAGAAGATATTTTAAAAGATGGAAAACAACAATTTGAACATGGTTTGCCAACAACTTCATTAAATCTTCCAGTTGACTATAGTGTTTTTGGAAAAATCGCAAGAGTACCTCCACTTACAAGTAGTTTTGATGTAAATGACCGGGAACAACAGGATTTAGGATATGACGGACTTAACAGCTCATCAAACATTGTAAATAAAGATGAAGCCATTATTTTTTCTGATTATATATCAAAGCAAAAAGCATTTTTGGATCCTAGAATTTTACCCACTGTAATTAATGATCCTGCGAATGATGATTATGTTTCTTATCGTTCCAATTCTTTTACCGGTGGGGAAACAGTACTTGATAAATACAAACGATATAATATGCCTGAAGGGAATGGGCAAATTGAAACGGACAATAATCAATCAACCGCTTATACCGGTTATCCAGATCAAGAAGATTTGAATTACGATAAATCTTTAAATGAAATAGAGTCTTATTATAATTATGAAATTCCGATCGAAAGGACGCCTGATTTTAAAATTGCTTTTGATCCATCTTCTCCTACAAATTATATAACAGACACAGTTATCGTACGACCTGCAAATTCAAATGAAGATGAAGTATGGTATCGCTTTAGAATACCCGTAAAGTCTGGAAAAGCCGTTGGACAAATAAATGATTTTCGTTCGATATTATCGATGCGAATTTTATTTGCTGGATTTGATCAATCGGTAACGTTTCGATTAATTAAATTTCAATTAGGTCGAAACTCCTGGAGGAAATATAAAGATTACTGTACTGGTATTGATGATGGAAATAAAAGTTTGATTTTAGATAAAGTGGATATAGAAGAAAATTCTGGTAAAACACCATTTAATTATAAGACGCCACCAGGAATTCAAAGAGAACGATTTTACAGTACACAGTATGCCGATATTCAACAAAATGAATCTTCCTTATTATTGCGTAAAGAAGATTTATTAGCGGGCTGTGAAAATTCTATTTATAAAATTCTGGATCTTGATATTAGAAAATACAAGCGGATTAAAATGTTTGTACATGGGGAATCTATTAAATCAGAAAATGTAGATAAAGTCTGTGTATTCATGAGATTAGGAAAAGATTTTACAAATAATTATTATGAGTATGAAATTCCATTAGCCTATTCTGATAAAAATTTTCCGGCTGATCAGGATTCCATCTGGCTTAAAAGAAATGATTTTGATTTTCCATTGCAATTATTGGTGGATTTAAAAAACAAAAGGGACAATGATCCATCGGGTGATTTAGCAACCTTATATGAAATTTCCGATCCAGAACGACCTGATAATAAAGTTAGAGTCATTGGTAATCCAACGATTGGATTGGTGCGCGGTGCATTATTAGGAGTTCGCAATAAAAACACAGCCACGGTGCAGGATATTGAAGTTTGGTTTAATGAACTTCGATTAACAGGACTTGAAGAAAAAGGAGGATTTGCAGCGCTTGCCAGAGCTGAAATTCAATTAGCCGATTTAGGGAATGTAAGTTTAGCAGGTAATTTTTCAACCGTAGGTTGGGGAGGAATTGATCAGAAATTAGCGCAACGTGCTACGGATGAAACAAAGCAAATAGACGCTACAGTCAATCTTGCTTTGGACAAATTTATTCCTGAAAAAATTGGCATTCGATTGCCATTTTCTGCGCAAGTATCCCATATTACGAAAACACCTGAATACGATCCGAATCATACAGATATAAAATTGAAAGATCGGATCAATTCAGCAACAACCGAGGCAAAAAAGGATTCTATTAGAGACCAGGCAATAGATTATACCGATATTAAAAGTTTTGCATTTAATAATGTTCGGAAAGAGCGCAAAGGAAGTAGCAAGCCGAAACCTTGGGACATCGAAAATTTTTCATTAAGTTATGCACAATCGGTTTCGACAAAACACAATCCGATTATTGCGCTGGATAAATTGAAATCACAACAAGGTGGAATCGATTATAATTTTGCACTTACTCCAAAATATATTGAGCCATTTAAAAAATTAATCACAAACAAAAATTTGAAATTATTAGGTGAATTTAATTTTAATTTAATTCCAAATTCTTTTTCAGTTAGAAATGGCCTGGATCGAAAAAATGCGGTGCGTACTTATAGATTCGCAGCACCAAAATACAGTACCTGGGAAGATCGTAAGTTTAGCTGGAATCGAGATTATAGTTTAGCCTGGGATTTTACGAAATCGCTAAAGTTTAATTTCAGCGCTCGAAACGAGGCAGCGGTTGATGAAATCACGTATAATCCATTGCGACAAGATTGTATTGATCCGATTACAGGTTTAGCGTATCCATGTGATGAACGCAGTAAATATGTTGCAAAAAATTTAAGAAACTTTGGGCGAACAAAAGATTACAAGCATAATTTTACATTGGCATATGCAGTTCCGACAAGGTTGATTCCATTTCTTGATTTTGTAACCATAAGAACACAATACACAGCAAATTATAATTGGTCTGCGGGTTCATTAAACAGTATCGATTCTTTAGGTTCTGTTATTAGTAATGGACAAAATATAAGTATTACGAATGAACTTAATTTCACAACACTCTATAATAAATCTAAATTTTTAAGAAAGTATTCGGGTGAAGGTGCTTCTTCCGGTAGATTTAGACCTGCCGCTAAAACAAAAGAGAGCGCGAAACCAGAAGATGGTGAGAAAACGAAGAAGAAAAAAGAAACTTCCGAAAAAGTGGATCCTTTAACCAAAATTGCATTAACTCCAATTTTAATGCTTAAGAGAATTCAGCTTAATTTTTCTCAAAATAGGACGACCTCTATTCCTGGATTTATGGAAAAAAGTAATTTGTTAGGAATGAGTAAGAATTTCACAGCACCAGGCTGGGACTTTATTGCAGGAAATCAGGTAGATTTTGGTAAGAATGGTTGGTTGGATCGCGCAGCAGAAAAAGGTTGGATTTCTACAAATTGTTATTTTAATAAAGAAATGATTCAACGGAAATCAAATACGATTGGTGCTAAAATAAAATTAGAACCATTCAAAGATTTTAGTATTGATTTAAATTTGGATAGAAGTTACACAAAGGATCTGGCAGAAACATTTAAATTGGATTCTGTTTTCGGAACGAATGATATGGCTTTTCAACATTTTACACCTTTTGAAAATGGGCAATATAGTATTTCGTATGTTTCGCTTCAAACTATTTTTAGTGATCTTGATGCAGTGTTTGAACGCTTTAGCAAGTCTCGTCCTATTATCTCAAAGAGAGTAGCGGATCGACTTGGGGTTAGAAATTTAAGTCCATTTGATCCAAACTATTACGATGGTTTCCAGGGGGATCACATTGATGTGGTGAGTCCGGCGTTTTTAGCAGCGTATACCAATAAGGATCCCAATAGTTTTAATCTTGATTTATTTAATACATTTCCATTGCCAAACTGGCAGATTAATTATACAGGTTTAAGTAGACTTGGTGTTTTTAAAGATATTTTTCAGGATTTCTCCATAAGACACGGTTATAAAAATACCTTGACCGTGAATTCATTTAGAACGAATCTGGATTATAGAACCAACAATAATGAATTGCCAATTAGTAGAAGAGGAAATGAATTAAAAGCTTCTTACCATTCAAAATATGAGGTTCCGGAAATGGTGATTAATGAACAATTTGCGCCTTTATTGGGTATTAATATTAAAGCAAAAAATGGGATTGAATTAGGGCTTGATTTAAATAAAAATAGAAACCTGAAACTCCAAAATGGAATTGAAGGTCAACTTCTTGAAACCAAAGCAACTAATTATACAATTAAAGCAGGCTATGTAATTAAAGATGTTATTATATCCTGGCTTCCTGGAATGAAAGCATTAAATAAGGGTGTAAATTTTAAGAAGAAGAAAAGTAAGTCTAAGAGTAAACAAACCGAAGAACAACAAAATGCAAGTACACCAAAAGGAAATGATCTGGAATTTACTTTTGATTTTGGTATCACAGATAATATTACCAAAATCCATAGATTGGATGTAAATATTAAAAGTCAACCAATAAGTGGTGCAAAGCAAATAAGTTTCACGCCGGCTGTTAAGTATAGCATGAATAAGAATTTAAATGTCCGTTTATTCTGTGATTACCGAAAGACCATTCCGTATGTTCAGAATCAATATAAAGATGTCCGGATTAATGGAGGCTTAACCATTATGTATACACTAAATTAG
- the ruvA gene encoding Holliday junction branch migration protein RuvA: MIYYIKGPIIARHPTYVIVEANGVGYQIFISLNTYSQLEGLKEAKVLTHFIVKEDGQHLYGFGTEEERQLFVLLISVNGVGPNTARLILSSLEPEAIKMAIIHKDDLVFRKIKGVGPKTAQRILIDLYDKIGKEAGSETAFGAVSSRSTARLEAISALVALGFGRSNIDQVFKNLAEANDPDIPVEDLIKLALKKLA, from the coding sequence ATGATTTATTATATTAAAGGTCCGATTATAGCGCGTCACCCAACCTATGTGATCGTGGAAGCAAATGGTGTAGGGTATCAGATTTTTATAAGTTTGAATACCTATAGTCAATTAGAAGGTTTAAAAGAAGCGAAGGTTTTGACTCATTTTATTGTAAAAGAAGATGGGCAACACTTATATGGATTTGGCACAGAAGAAGAAAGGCAATTATTTGTGCTTTTGATTTCTGTAAATGGGGTAGGTCCAAATACAGCCAGATTAATTTTATCATCGCTTGAACCGGAAGCTATAAAAATGGCCATAATTCATAAGGATGATCTCGTTTTTAGAAAAATTAAAGGAGTTGGCCCAAAAACAGCCCAACGTATTTTAATTGACTTGTATGATAAAATCGGGAAAGAAGCGGGTTCTGAAACCGCCTTTGGAGCAGTATCCAGTCGTTCTACAGCCCGACTTGAGGCAATTTCGGCTTTAGTGGCTCTAGGATTTGGACGATCAAATATTGATCAGGTTTTCAAAAATTTAGCAGAAGCAAACGATCCGGACATCCCGGTAGAAGATTTGATAAAATTGGCATTAAAAAAATTAGCCTGA
- a CDS encoding DUF1761 domain-containing protein, which yields MSINWLVVLGAGFIPLILGFIWYHPKVFGTIWIQLAGVSEEKAKQSNMALIFGVTLLLGIFLSAAMLTMVIHQTHMMSSLMNIPGFGVEGSEVNTYYLDFLNKYGNEFRTFKHGALHGMIGGILIAFPIVSVNAMFEQRSFKYILINAGFWTACMILIGGVISACA from the coding sequence ATGTCAATCAACTGGTTAGTAGTATTAGGAGCTGGTTTTATCCCGCTTATCTTAGGTTTTATTTGGTATCATCCAAAGGTTTTTGGAACGATTTGGATACAATTAGCGGGTGTATCTGAAGAAAAAGCCAAGCAATCCAATATGGCATTGATTTTTGGTGTTACCTTATTATTAGGTATTTTTCTCTCAGCCGCCATGTTAACGATGGTCATTCATCAAACCCATATGATGTCAAGTTTGATGAATATACCCGGTTTTGGAGTAGAGGGATCAGAAGTCAATACGTATTACCTCGACTTTCTCAACAAATATGGAAATGAATTCAGAACCTTTAAACATGGTGCATTACATGGAATGATCGGAGGTATTTTAATTGCATTCCCGATTGTATCCGTAAATGCAATGTTCGAACAAAGAAGCTTTAAATATATCCTTATTAATGCAGGTTTTTGGACAGCATGTATGATCCTTATCGGTGGCGTAATTAGTGCCTGTGCTTAA
- a CDS encoding UMP kinase, giving the protein MSKYKRILLKLSGEALMGEQKYGIEPSMLKYYAQQIKMAVSHKIELAVVIGGGNIFRGMDGEGSGIERAQGDYMGMLATCINGMALQSALETLGVYTRLISAIEMRQIAEPYIRRRAIRHLEKGRVLIFSAGTGNPYFTTDSAAALRASEINAEVILKATRVDGIYDKDPLKHKDAVRFDQLSFTEVISRGLQVMDMTAFTMCKENQMPIIVFDVNQESNFERIIKGERIGTLVS; this is encoded by the coding sequence ATGTCCAAATACAAACGTATCTTATTGAAATTAAGTGGCGAAGCATTAATGGGTGAGCAAAAATATGGTATTGAACCTTCCATGTTGAAATATTATGCTCAGCAAATCAAGATGGCCGTTTCACATAAAATCGAATTGGCAGTGGTTATAGGTGGTGGGAATATATTTAGAGGAATGGATGGAGAAGGTTCCGGAATCGAACGAGCACAAGGTGACTATATGGGAATGTTGGCAACTTGTATTAATGGAATGGCTTTACAAAGTGCTCTTGAAACCCTGGGCGTTTATACAAGATTAATTTCTGCTATAGAAATGCGGCAAATTGCAGAACCGTATATCCGAAGAAGGGCAATCCGTCATTTAGAAAAGGGACGGGTTCTTATCTTTTCTGCAGGAACTGGTAACCCCTATTTTACAACAGATTCTGCAGCTGCTTTAAGAGCGAGTGAAATCAATGCTGAGGTTATCCTAAAAGCAACCCGGGTTGATGGTATCTATGATAAAGATCCTTTAAAACATAAAGATGCCGTAAGATTTGATCAGTTAAGTTTTACAGAAGTAATATCCCGTGGTCTTCAAGTAATGGATATGACTGCTTTCACAATGTGCAAAGAAAATCAAATGCCCATTATAGTTTTTGATGTAAATCAAGAATCTAATTTTGAGCGAATTATTAAAGGAGAAAGAATTGGTACCCTCGTAAGTTAA